TGCCGTTCGTATCGACGGGCACGGCGGCGATGCGCGCGCCCGCCGCTTCGAGCACGAGCCGCGCGCCCTGATAGCCGGGGTCTTCCATCCACGCCGCGTCGCCGGGGTCGAGCCACAGACGCGCGGCCAGATCGATCACCTGCTGCGCGCTGCCGACGATCGCAACGTGATCCGCCGTGCAGGCGATGCCGCGTGTCACACGCACGTGCTCCGCGATCACTTCACGCAACGGACGGTAGCCTTGCGCTTCGCCGTCGGCGAGCATCGAGCGGTTCGACAGCCGCGAGCGGCGCGCCGCGACGCGCGCCCACAACGCGAACGGAAAGAACTGCAAATCGGGCTGGCTCGGACGAAATGCGCGCGTCGGAAACGAACGGCCTTCGACGGCGAACGCGCTGCGCGCCAGCAAGCGGCCGCGCACGGACAGAGCGATGCCTTCATTGCGGCCCGCGTCCGCTTGCTTGCGTGCATGCCGCGCGGTATCGGACACGGGTGCGGATTCGAAGCGCCCGTCCGGCAATTCGCTCGCAACGAAACTGCCACGCCCGACCGCGCCGGACAGATAGCCTTCCGCCGCGAGTTGCGCGAACACGCCCAGCACCGTGCCGCGCGACACGCCATGACGCGCTGCGAGGTCACGCGTCGCGGGCAGGCGCGCGCCCGGGCCGAGCCGCCCTTCGAGAATGGCCGCACGCAGTTCGCCATAGAGCCAGCGCTGTAACGGCACACCGTCAGGCCGTGCGTTCAATGCCAGGTCGATTTCCGTTGCGCGGCGCATGCCGTTACCCCGTAATTGGATCAGCGCCCGGAATAATAACTACAATTTCGACCAGGCCAATTTCACGATTATGCCTGTCGCCCCGCTTTGCCGTCTTCATACAAATGCGCGCGACGCAGTTGATACACTGATCTGAACGGGCTGACACGCACCCGCTCGTTCTGCGCCCGGGTCTGCGTCTTGCTTACAATAGCTGCCCTCGTATCGATCGCACGGCCACCACCGGCACACGCCATGAAAGTTCCACTCGCCCCGCACCGCCCTTCGCCCAACCGCGTCTACCCGCCGGGAACGCCGGGGCTGCACGGCCTGACGTCGGTGATTACCTTCGTCGTGGTGGTCAGCGGGTTGTACTTTGCGCGCGAGGTGCTGATTCCGATCACGCTCGCCGTGCTGCTGAGTTTCCTGCTCGCGCCGCTCGTCGGCCTGTTGCGGCGTCTTCATTTCGGTCAGCTGCCGTCGATCTTCGTCGCGGTGCTCCTTGCCGTCGTCACGCTGCTCGCCGTCAGCACGCTGATCGGCGCGCAGATCGCGCAGCTTGCGGGCTCGCTGCCGCAGTACCAGGCGGCCATTGAGCGCAAGGTCGAGACCGTGCAGGAGAAAACGGTGGGACGCGCCGATGCGCTGCTGTCGCGCGCCGCGACTGCGCTTGCGCGCGTCACACCCGACCGGCCCAACACGCCGCACGAAGCGGGCCGCTCGCAGAAACCGACCGTCTCCGCACCGTTGCCCGTCGAAGTACACGAGCCCATACCGTCGCCGCTGCAGCTCGCTCAACGCGTGTTCTCTCCCGTTGTCGGACCGCTCGAAACGATGTTCATCGTGCTGGTCGTGACGATCTTCATCCTGCTGCAGCGAGAAGACCTGCGCGACCGCCTGATACGCCTGTTCGGCGCGCGCGACCTGCATCGCACGACCACCGCGATCAACGACGCCGCGAGCCGCCTGTCGCGCTACTTCGTCGCGCAGCTCGGCGTGAACCTCGGCGCGGGCGCGACGATCGCGATCGGCCTGGCGATCATCGGCGTGCCGGGCGCGCTGCTGTTCGGCGTGCTGACCGCGCTGCTGCGCTTCGTGCCGTATATCGGCACCTGGATCGCGGCGCTGCTCGCCGTGATTCTCGCCGCCGCGATCCAGCCGCAATGGACGATGGCCGTGTGGACGATCGTGCTGTTCGTGACCATCGACGTCGTCGCGGGCCAGGTGGTCGAGCCGCTGTTGTATGGGCATAGTTCAGGGTTGTCGCCGCTCGCCGTGGTCGTCGCGGCAATTTTCTGGAGCTGGCTGTGGGGGCCGATCGGCCTCGTTCTGTCGACGCCGCTCACGCTGTGCCTCGTCACGCTGGGCCGTTACGCGGAGCGCCTGAAGTTCCTGACTGTGCTGCTCGGCGATCAGCCCGCGCTTACGCCCGCGCAGAACTTCTATCAGCGCCTGCTCGCCGACGATCCGCACGAGGCCATCGTGCAAGCCGATCGGTTCCTCAAGGAAATGGCGCTCACCCGCTATTACGACGACGTCGCGCGCGAAGGCTTGCGGCTCGCGCGCAACGACACGCTGCGCGGCGTGTTCGCGCCCGAGCAGCTCGCGCGCATGAACGAGACCTTGCTCGATATCATCGAGAACCTCGAGCAATTCGACGGCATGCCCGAAGAGAAGCCCGATCCGAACGCGCCCGATGCGCCGCCTGCCGTGCTGCCGGAAGACGCCGCGCAGTTGCGCGTCGTGTGCGTCGCGGGCCGTGGCGCCTTCGACGAAGTGACGACGGCGATTGCCGTGCAGTTGCTGACGCGCCGCGGCTTCGCGCCCGTCACGGCGAACTACGCGCAGTTCCGGCGCGGCCACATGGAAACGCTCGGCATCGACGGCGCGGCGATCGTCTGCGTGGTGACGCTCGATGCCCCCGAAGCGCCGCCCTATCTGCGCAATCTGCTGCGGCGCATCCGCGAGCGTGCGCCCGGGGTGCAACTGATCGTCGGGATTGGCGGGCAATCAGAGCGGGTGGACGAAGTCGGCGCATTGAGCGATACGCAAAACGCCAACGCGTTCAGCGACCTCGTCAATCAGTGCGTGCAGGCGGCGAACGCGGTATCCGCGCCGCTCTTCGAGAAGGCGCCGCGCAGCGTCGACGCGTGAATGCGCGTGAACGCATGTGCTCTGGCTTTGCGCGCGAATACACCATGCGCTTCATACGTTCGACCTACATAAGCGGCTGACGCGTAGTTTGTCCGCACCTTCGTGCAGCAAAGCGCTCCCGCGGTGATAAGCTGAATGAAAGCGCGCGTCATGCGGCCCGCAAGCTGACGCGTGCTTCTTCCATCGCCGCCGGGAGGCTCATGTCTGCGACCGCCCCGAAGTGGAGACAGCAAATCCGGCTGTGCACCGCGCACGACGGCGCGCGCATCGCGTACGCGACCTGTGGCAGCGGACCGCCCATCGTCAAGGCCGCGAACTGGCTGAGCCATCTGGAGTTCGATCTCGCGAGCCCGGTATGGAGCCATATGATTGCCGAGATGTGCCGCGACCATACGCTGATCCGCTACGATCAGCGCGGCTGCGGCCTGTCGGATCACGACGTCGCCGATATTTCATTCGATGCATGGAAGCAGGACCTGATCGCCGTCATCGATGCGAGCGGTGTCGACCGCTTTGCGCTGCTCGGCATTTCGCAGGGGGCGTCGATCGCCATCAGCTATGCCGTCGCGTTTCCGGAGCGCGTCTCGCATCTGATCCTGCATGGCGGCTATGCGCGCGGACGGCTGGTTCGTTCGCGCACCGAGCAGGCGCGCGATGAAGCCGAAACCCTCGCCAAGCTCGCCGAGATCGGCTGGGGCCAGCACAATCCTGCCTTCCGCCAGTTCTTTACGACCCAGTTCATCCCGGGCGGCACGGCCGACCAGCACCGCTGGTTCAACGAACTCGAACGCATTTCGACCACACCGCAGAACGCCGCGCGCATCATGCGCGTCTTCAACTGCATCGACGTGGTCGATCTGCTACCGCACGTGCAATGTCCGACACTCGTGCTGCACGCAGTGCGCGACGCGCGCGTGCCGTTCGAAGAAAGCCGGCTGCTGGCGAGCCTGATTCCCAACGCGCGCTTCGTGCCCCTCGAAAGCGAGAATCATCTGACGCTCGAATCCGAGAACGCGTGGCAGCGCTGGCGCGACGAAGTGCGCGGCTTCCTGCCGCCGGCTAAGCACGCCAACCCCGTGTTCTCGTCACTCACGCGGCGCGAGCGCGAGATCGTCGAACTGATCGCGGGTGGCCGCGACAACGCGCAGATCGCTGCGCGGCTCGGTCTATCGGAGAAGACCGTGCGCAATCACATCACGAGCATCTTCGCGAAGCTCGAAGTGGAAAGCCGCGCGCAGGCCATCGTGATGGCGCGCAAGGCGGGCTTCGACGCGCCCGCTGCCTGATCGTCGCCTTGACGCACTGCATGACGGGGCGCATGTCCCGGCTTTTCGCGGCTTTGCTGCAGTGCTCACAGCGAGTACCGGGACTCGCGTCTCATGTCCGATCAAATGCCGATCCGCACAATGCGCATCAGCGTTTCGCTACGGCACGCAACACACCACGGCGCAGCGCTTTGAGTCGGCGCCCTCTCTCTTCGTTCTTCTTTCGGCGCCACCCCACTGCAATCCCGCCGAAATGGAGTTCTCAGATGCAAGCTGTAGAGTATCAACTGCCTTCCCATCGCTACGCCAAATGCGTCGAAGTGTCCAAGCGAATCCGCTGGGATATCGACAACGACGTGATCCGCGGGCGCACGCTCGATATCGATCAGAAGTTTCTGCCGGACGGGCTGTCCCAGGTGTATCGCCTGCCGTTTCTGAATGACGCTGAGCGCCGCTTCTATTCGCAGGTGCAGGGTCGCACGTACGCGAACATGTTCAAACTCGTCGAACGCTTCATCGGCGCAAAGATGCTCGAACTAGGACGCGATCATGCGCTTGGCGACCAGATCGCACTGGAAGCCGTCGTGCGTCTGACGGACGAAGAACTGAAGCACCAGGAACTGTTCCGCCGCATCGAGTTGCTCGCGGGCGCGGACATGCCCGCAGGTTATCGCTTCCTGCCCGATCCAGACGATATCGCCATGTTCGTGCTGGGCAAATCGACGTGGGGGATTCTCGCGCTGACTTGTTTCATCGAAATCTTCTCTCAGGTGCATTACCGTCAGAGCATCGAAGCGGACGACACGCTCTCGCCGCTGTTCAAGGACGTGTTCATGTACCACTGGAAAGAAGAATCGCAGCACGCGATCATCGACGAACTCGAATGGATGCGCGAGGATGCGAAGCTCGACAAGCCCGCGCGCGATGCTGCCGTCGACGATCTGATCGCGCTGGTGGCGGGCGTCGACGGCGTGGTGCAGATGCAGGCGACGGAAGATGCCGCGTACTTCTGCCAGCATATGGGCCGTACGCTGTTGCCCGCTGAAATTGGGGAGGTGCAGGCGGCGATGCTCGACGCGTATCGCTGGCAGTACATCGTTTCTGGTGTCGAAGAGCCGCGCTTCCGCTCGCTGCTCACGAGCGTGATCGACGAGGAGCAGGGTCAGCGCATTTTCGCGGCGCTGGCGCCGATCATGAAACCGACGCTCGATCGGCAGACGTTGCCGCTTGTCTGAGCGAGTATCGGTTGCACTACGCGTGACATGCAAACGGCGGGCGCCTCAGGGCGCCCGCCGTTTTTCATGCGATGCTCTCGCGAACGCCAATGCCGATTTTCCCGCCCTCGCCGATATGCGACACTACGCACGCAAACCCATGGCACCGCTAGCGCAGAGGGCGTATGAAGGTTCCGTACCGATACCTGTCCGCGATGGTCATCAATGTCGCGCTGCCGTGGCTCGCGTACCGGCTTGCGCTGCCGCATTGGGGCACGACGGGCGCGCTCGCCGCATCGGCCGCGCCGTTGATCGCGTGGATCGCATGGGACCTGTACCACTCGCGGCATTTCGATTCATTGAGCGCCATCGTGCTGGCGGGCATCGTGCCGCTGCTCGCGTGGGCGCTGATCGACCGGGGCGAGCACCGGCGCGCGCTCGAAGACCCGATGGTGGCGGGCGTCATCGGCATCACGTTTCTGCTGTCGCTGCTGCTGCGCAAGCCGATGGTCTACTACCTCGCGCGTTCGACGGCGTCGCGTGAATCGCTTGAAGGTGTCGAAGAGTTCGAGCGCCACTATCGTGACCGTCCCAAGCTGGTCGCGCAGATCCGCCGGATGACGGTGGTGTGGGGCATCGGCTTGACGGCCGAGAATGCCGCGCGTTACTGGGTCGTGACGAACTTGAGCGACGCGCAACTGGCGTTGCATATTTCGATGGCGCTGCGCTGGGGCGTCTATGGCTCGCTCACGCTATGGACCCTCTGGACGCGGCGCCGCCTCAAACGCATTGACGCTGAGAGAAAAATGGAGTCTGCATGAAAGAGCCGCTATTGATCGCCGATGCACGTTTGCCCGATGGCACGCACGTCGACGTGTCGATCGTCAATGGCCGCATCGACGCGATAGGCCCTGATTTATGGGTCGAAAACGACGTCGTGCGCGAAGATGCCAATGGTGCGCTACTGTTGCCTGGCTTCGTCGAAGGCCACACGCATCTCGACAAGACGATGTGGGGCATGCGCTGGTATCGCAACGAAGTGGGACCGAAGCTCACCGATCGCATCGAAAACGAGCGCCGCTTTCGCGCGCAAAGCGGACACGACGCGGCCGCTGCTTCGCTCGCTTTGGCCCGCGCCTTCTTGCAGGCGGGCACAACGCGCTTGCGCACGCATGTCGATATCGATACCGACGCCGGCCTGAAGCACCTCGAGGGCGTGCTGAAGACGCGAGACACACTACGCGACGTGCTCGACATGCAGACGGTTGCGTTTCCGCAATCGGGCATGCTCAAACGCAAGGGTACCGTCACGCTGCTCGACGAGGCGCTGCGCGCGGGCGCCGACGTGCTCGGCGCGCTGGACCCGGCCTTGATCGACGGTGATCCCGTCGCGTCGCTGAACGCGACTTTCGATCTCGCCACACGCCATCAGAAGCCAATCGATATCCATCTGCACGAGCCCGCCGAGATCGGCGCATTCACCCTGAAGCTGCTGCTCGATCGCGTCGAGGCGCTCGGCATGCAGGGCCGCGTCGTGATCAGCCACGCGTTCTGTCTCGGCGCACTCGCGCCGCGCGAGCGCGATCCGCTGCTCGAACGGCTCGCGTTGCTGAACGTCGCGCTGCTCACGACAGCGCCCGCTTCCGTGCCCGTGCCGCCGCTTGCCGCATGCATCGAGAAAGGCGTCACGCTGTTCGGCGGCAACGACGGCATCCGCGATACATGGAATCCGTTCGGCTCGCCGGACATGCTGGAGCGCGCGATGCTGATCGGCATGCGCTACGACTTGCGTCGAGACGATGCGCTCGCCATCGCGTTCGACTGCGTTAGCCACACTGCTGCACGCGGCTGCGGGTTCGCCGACTACGGCCTGCACGTGGGCGCGCGCGCGGACCTCGTGCTCGTCGACGCGGAAACCGTCGCGCATGCCGTTGCTGCGCGTCCTGTGCGCAAGCTGGTCGTGGCGAATGGGCGGATCGTTTCGCGCGACGGCGTGCTGGTCGAAGGCGTGTGAACCGCCCTTGCTGATGAACAAACAAAAAAGGCCCCGGCATGTGAACCATGCAGGGGCCAAGCTTTGCGCTGTTTTATACGTTAACGCTCAGGCCACTTACGACGCCGTCATGACAGGCACCACAGCCGCCGGATCGCTGATGCTCGTCTTACCCGTTTCGACGTGACCGGCAAGGCGGCGCTGGAACGACGCGTCGTCGTTGTCGCTCACCGTCAGGTCGTACCAGTGGTGGCTCGCCGACAGCACCCATGCCTCTTCGATCGACCCGTTCGGCGGCACGATCACCGGGCGCGGATGCGCGCCATACGCGTTATCGACCACCGAGAGCCGCGCGATGCTGTCGCCATGATTCGTGAACTTCAGATACACGTTGCCATTGCCGACGTCGTAATGCGTCTTCACTTCCGGCAACGCCGGCTTGCGGTTGTGGCCGAACAGGCCCTGCGCATTGGCCTGGTTCGACTGCGGCTGCGCGTTGCCCGCGAAGCGGCGCACGAAACCATTCGGGCCGTACACGGTGAACGCGTACACGCCATTCGTCGACGACAGGTTGAAGACGTCCTTCAGCGTCTTGCCCGCTTCCACCGTATAGCGCCACGGACCATCCGTGCGGTTGGTCGAGTACACATAGAAGTGCGCGCCCTGATCACCCGTGTTGCCGATTTCGATCGTCAGCGAGTTCGCCTTCTCGTCGACCTTGCCGTTCACGTGCAATTCATACGGCAACGCACGCGCGAAACGGATGCCCGCTTCCTGCGGATCGATCGCGCCCGGCACGGCAGGCACCGTCGGCGCGGGCTGCGTCGCGCACTGGTTGTCGGCCATACTCTTGTAGTTGCTTGTGTCCGGCAGCGGCGGCATCTTCGCATCCGGCGTGCGGAAATCGAATGCCGTCGTGAGGTCGCCGCACACCGCGCGGCGCCATGCCGTGATGTTCGGCTCATGCACGCCGAAGCGCGTTTCGATGAAGCGGATCACCGACGTGTGATCGAACACCTGCGAGCACACGAAGCCGCCCTTCGTCCACGGCGAGACGATCGTCATCGGCACGCGCGGTCCGAGACCGTACGGCAGGTTGTCGGCCGTATAGCTGCCGCCGCGGCCCGGATTCACTACGTCATGAATCTCGCCGTCCGCCGTCACCGTTGAAAGCCCTTGCGCGCGCGACGTCGCCACTTGCGGCGGCACGACGTGATCGAAGAAGCCGTCGTTCTCGTCGTACATGATGAAGAGCACCGTCTTGCTCCACACCTCGGGGTTCGACGTCAGCGCGTCGAGAATCTGCGACGTGTACTCCGCGCCATACGCGGGCGTGTACTTCGGGTGCTCCGAGTACGCGGCGGGCGGGCACAGCCACGACACTTGCGGCAGGCGGTTGGCCTGCACGTCGGCCTTCAGGTCGTCAATCGTGCGCACCGTCTGCGCGCGCTGGAACAGCGACGAGCCCGGTTGCGCGTTGATGAAGTTCTCGAAGTTCTGCAGGATGTTCGTGCCGTAGTTGCCGTTCAGCGGGTCCGAGCCGTCCGTGCCCTGCTGATAGATCTGCCACGAGATGCCGGCCGCTTCCAGACGTTCCGGATAGGTCGTCCACGACAGCAGTTGATACTTCGGCGGCACGTCGCCATCCACGAAGTCGTTGTTGTCGAGCAGCGGGCCGCCCTTCGTGCCCGTCGGATCGACCATGCCCGTCATCAGGTACGAGCGGTTCGGGTGCGTAGGTCCCGGCAGCGAGCAGAAGTACGCGTCGCAGATCGTGAACGCATCGGCCAGCGCGTAGTGGAACGGAATGTCCGAGCGCAGGTGATAGCCCATCGTCATGTCCGTCTTGTTCGCGGGCCACTGGTCGTAGCGGCCGCCGTCGATGGCACCGTGCGTCTTGTACCACGAGTGATCCAGATCGCCGACGCATTGCGCGCTCGTGGTCTGCGTGTTCAGGTGGAACGGCAGCACGGGCTTGGTCGGATCGGCTTTCGACGGCTGATACCAGACGGGCTTGCCATTGGGCAGCGGAATCGGAAAGCGGTCGTTGTAGCCGCGCACGCCGCGCATATGGCCGAAGTAATGATCGAACGAACGGTTCTCCTGCATGAACACGACAATGTGCTCGACGTCACGGATCGAGCCCGTGCGCGAATTGGCGGGGACGGCGAGCGCATTGCGGATCGATTCCGGCAGCATCGTCACGGCGGCGGCGGCGCCCGCGGACGTTGCAGCGGTCTTTAGAAAACGGCGACGGCTATTGGATGTCATGATGTTATTGCCTTCTTCTCGGGGGGAAAGGAATTAACAAGGGAATAACCGCGCGTATTCACGCGCGTTTCTTTGTTTCTTTATTTCTTTATTACCTGAACGTCGATTCAATGACTCTCTTCGCCTGGCGCGTAGCGAAGAACGGGCGTGACCTGCTGGTTGTCGGCGGCAACGCTTGCCTGCGCGCTGAGAATGGCGGCGCTGTCCTGCGAGTTGCTTCGCGTGTTGTCGGCCGCGTTCATGCCGCTCGCGGCCGGCGTATTGAACGCGCTGGCCGAATTGCCCGTCGTCGAAGACGGCAGCGGCAATCCAGACGGCGACGCGGAAGGCGCAGCGGTATTGGCTTGCGACGCGACAGGCGTGGAGTTGCTGACCGTGGCGGCATCGTCTGCCCCGCATGCGGCGAGGGCGAACGATGCAAGCACAACGATTGCGCTCACGCGCAAGGAAGAGAGAGGGAGTCCGTTCATTCGAGCGTCCAGGTTCCAGCGGAATCGACCGATGACGGCTTGCCCGGGAAGGCTGGCCGTCGCTGGAAACGCAGTCTGAAGTCGAATGAAGAACTTATTGTGAAACGTTTGACAAGGAAAAGAAATACCTTGAAATACTTCTTATCGGAAAGCCATTAGAAAGCGAAAAGAAACACGAAAGTCATCATGCAATTGTCTTTAAAGCACTTCGGCATTAAATGCCAGATTGCTTTCCTTGCGTTTCGCATACGCGGCATATTCGACCGGCAACGCGTCATGGCTTGCGCTCGTCGGTATTACGAGCGGCGTGCCTCGCGCGAACTCGACGCAACATCTTGCAAGCACGTCCGTCGGATCGACGAGATGTGCGCTGCGGCCTTTGCGCGTCACCGTCGCCGCTTGCGGGAAAAGAAGCGGCAGCTCGGTGCAGGCAAGCAGAATGACTTCAACCCGCTGCAACAACAGACTTTCGACGGCCGCGATGATGTCATCGGCGCACTCGCCGTTCGTGAAGCCCGCCTTCACGCCCCGCGCGCCGTAGATCGCGTTCATCACGCGCGCCTGCATCGCGAGCGGCGGCAGGACCTGGGTCATGCCGCGCGCTTCGAGCGCCGAGCGATAAACACCGCTTGCAATCGTGCCGTCCGTGGCGAGCAGGCCGATGCGATCGACGGCGGGAAACGTCGTGCGCAGATAGTCGGCCGTCACGTTCATCATGTTGATGATGGGCACGCGCAAGCGCGCTTCGATCGGCCCGATGAACGCGTGCGCGGTATTGCACGGAATCGCGATCAGATCAGCGCCGCCGTCTTCGAGCTTTTTGCATGTCGCGTAAAGCGCGAGCGTCGGGTCCGCGCCACCGCCCGTCAGATGATCGGTGCGGTCGGGAATCTGCGGGTTCTGTTCGACGATGACCTTGATGTGATCCTGATCGCGCGCGGCGGGTGTATTGCGCACGACCTTGTGCATGAAGTCGACTGTCGCGGCGGGCCCGACGCCGCCGACCACGCCAAGCTTGATCGGACGCGCCGGCTTGCGATGCTCGGCGAACAACAGATGTTGCGCGTACACCGAATAGCTGTCGACGATCGGCACGGCCAGCGCGCCGAGCCGCCGCAGCGACAAGGCGCTATCGGTGCTGCCCGGCAGCAGCACGTCGACGCCCTGCCCGATCAGCGTTTCGCATGCTTCATGCAACCCGTCCACGCCCTTCAAGGCGACGCTCACCACTTCGATCCGCGCGCTCTCGCCATATCGTTCGAACAGACGGCGCTCGCACAGCACCGGCGAGGTCAGCACGCCGACACGGCGCGCAAGCGGAAAACGCTGGCGAATATGCGCAAACAGAGCGGCCACCATATCGACGATAGCGAGCGTCGTGTTCTGCTGTAATTCGTCGATAAACAAATGGCTTTCGAAGCATGGCAGCGCAACAGCGGGCAAGCCGCGCTGTTCGAAATCGCGTATCGCATCGAATACCCGCAACTTGTGTTGCGCTGAACCCGCAACATAAGAAATTGACGCACGGCGCTCGATATCCGATATGCGTTCGACAGCAATATCCAATGGCTGAAACGTACGCGCAGTGGCATTGGCGTCATGCATTTTGCGCAACACATCCACGCTTGCCAGACGCGCCGCGCCGCCGACAATGCCGAGCGCACGCCGCCCCATCCCAGACGATGTATTCATACTCCCTCGCTTGCTGTCTTATTGGATGCGCGCATTCCGGCGAGGCCGATGTCCTGGCCGCCGGCGCCTTACATCGAATCCCGTTATCGCGGCGCCGATCAGAATATAAATCCGAATGAGCATTTATGTCGCATGAATAAAAGGGAAAGTTTTCCTATAAACAACAGGCTTGGCTAATTCGCGCTTTTTAACGGTTGCCAATTGCGTGTGGTTAACCCCTACATGCGCCGGAATTGTTAATTAACGGCGACTGATTCCATTCCGAACGGCAACCCTATGCTCGCTTATCCCACTCGCTTCGGGTCCATCCCTTGCTGAATTCGCAGCCTTGGGGAGGCAGAAAGACGCCAAAGCGCCAAATGGAGACCCGTGAAGATGGCAACGAAAAATCCACACGACAGCGATGACGAATTGCAATGGCGTGCGATCGGCGCGCACATGACCGACAACCGGCGCGTGCTGGTCGTCGACGATTACGCCGATGCCGCCGACGCGTTGCAACTGCTGCTATTCGCAAACGGCTTCGAATGCCGCGCGATGCACCGCGCCGAGGACGTCTGCGAACTCGCGTCCCAATGGCAGCCATTTGCGGTCGTGCTCGACATTGCGATGCCGGGCGTCGATGGGCTCGAGCTTGCGCGCCGCCTGCGCGCCTCTGAATCGACCTCGCATATGTTGCTGATCGCGTGTACTGGCTACGCGTCGCAGCTCGATCGCGAGCGGGCTCGCGAAGCCGGCTTCGATGCGCATTGCGCGAAACCGCTCACACCGCAACGGCTGCTCGAACTGTTGAAGCGGGCGACATCCGACGACGCATAGCGCGTGTGTAATTCATACAGGCATGCCTGCGCCGTGCCGCGGCATCCATACCGCAGAGGACTAGTCACGCGCCTTCACACATCATGGGCGGCAACGGTGACAGGGGCAGGCACGCGAACTGCTATCGCATTGTTAGCCCTCGCCGCACAAAGGTTTAGCGCGCCCGGGCGGCTGCGGCGAAGCACCAAGGGAGGCGCTAGCCGGGGATCTCGCGTTGACAGACAGGAGATTAACGATGCATAGAAGAAATTTCATACTGAGCACCGGCGCCGCACTTGCTGCGGGCGGTCTTGCCCTCTCGGGCTGCACGATGACGGGTTCGAATTCCACGACGAGCACCAGCAATTCGGACAAGCGCCGCGCGATCGATTCTAGCGTCGATGAAACGCTCTCGCGGCTCTACACGACCGCGCACGGCTCACGCGAACTGGTTGCGAAGGCGCGTGGCGTGCTGGTGTTCCCATCCGTCGTGCAGGCGGGCTTCTGGATCGGCGGACAATATGGCCAAGGGTCGCTGCGCGTCGGCGGGCAAACGGTGGGTTACTACAGCACGGCAGCGGGT
The Paraburkholderia terrae genome window above contains:
- a CDS encoding PLP-dependent aminotransferase family protein, giving the protein MRRATEIDLALNARPDGVPLQRWLYGELRAAILEGRLGPGARLPATRDLAARHGVSRGTVLGVFAQLAAEGYLSGAVGRGSFVASELPDGRFESAPVSDTARHARKQADAGRNEGIALSVRGRLLARSAFAVEGRSFPTRAFRPSQPDLQFFPFALWARVAARRSRLSNRSMLADGEAQGYRPLREVIAEHVRVTRGIACTADHVAIVGSAQQVIDLAARLWLDPGDAAWMEDPGYQGARLVLEAAGARIAAVPVDTNGIDVSAGRALAPDARLAYVTAGRQAPLGPALSLERRLALLDWAHARGALVIEDDYDSEYRFEGRPLAALKSLDSAGNVIYCGTFSKLLFPALRIAYAVLPERLVDPFVAAWSLTGRHVPLDQQATLHAFIAEGHAGRHVRRMRELYGERAEALREAARRHWAGLLALPPIVAGLDAPAFLPAGADDALAARLAAEAGIETRPLSSYAVQRAAPAGLVLGFAGVGVDEIDAGARTLARVLQKMLYKT
- a CDS encoding AI-2E family transporter is translated as MKVPLAPHRPSPNRVYPPGTPGLHGLTSVITFVVVVSGLYFAREVLIPITLAVLLSFLLAPLVGLLRRLHFGQLPSIFVAVLLAVVTLLAVSTLIGAQIAQLAGSLPQYQAAIERKVETVQEKTVGRADALLSRAATALARVTPDRPNTPHEAGRSQKPTVSAPLPVEVHEPIPSPLQLAQRVFSPVVGPLETMFIVLVVTIFILLQREDLRDRLIRLFGARDLHRTTTAINDAASRLSRYFVAQLGVNLGAGATIAIGLAIIGVPGALLFGVLTALLRFVPYIGTWIAALLAVILAAAIQPQWTMAVWTIVLFVTIDVVAGQVVEPLLYGHSSGLSPLAVVVAAIFWSWLWGPIGLVLSTPLTLCLVTLGRYAERLKFLTVLLGDQPALTPAQNFYQRLLADDPHEAIVQADRFLKEMALTRYYDDVAREGLRLARNDTLRGVFAPEQLARMNETLLDIIENLEQFDGMPEEKPDPNAPDAPPAVLPEDAAQLRVVCVAGRGAFDEVTTAIAVQLLTRRGFAPVTANYAQFRRGHMETLGIDGAAIVCVVTLDAPEAPPYLRNLLRRIRERAPGVQLIVGIGGQSERVDEVGALSDTQNANAFSDLVNQCVQAANAVSAPLFEKAPRSVDA
- a CDS encoding alpha/beta fold hydrolase — encoded protein: MSATAPKWRQQIRLCTAHDGARIAYATCGSGPPIVKAANWLSHLEFDLASPVWSHMIAEMCRDHTLIRYDQRGCGLSDHDVADISFDAWKQDLIAVIDASGVDRFALLGISQGASIAISYAVAFPERVSHLILHGGYARGRLVRSRTEQARDEAETLAKLAEIGWGQHNPAFRQFFTTQFIPGGTADQHRWFNELERISTTPQNAARIMRVFNCIDVVDLLPHVQCPTLVLHAVRDARVPFEESRLLASLIPNARFVPLESENHLTLESENAWQRWRDEVRGFLPPAKHANPVFSSLTRREREIVELIAGGRDNAQIAARLGLSEKTVRNHITSIFAKLEVESRAQAIVMARKAGFDAPAA
- a CDS encoding VC0807 family protein translates to MKVPYRYLSAMVINVALPWLAYRLALPHWGTTGALAASAAPLIAWIAWDLYHSRHFDSLSAIVLAGIVPLLAWALIDRGEHRRALEDPMVAGVIGITFLLSLLLRKPMVYYLARSTASRESLEGVEEFERHYRDRPKLVAQIRRMTVVWGIGLTAENAARYWVVTNLSDAQLALHISMALRWGVYGSLTLWTLWTRRRLKRIDAERKMESA
- a CDS encoding amidohydrolase family protein gives rise to the protein MKEPLLIADARLPDGTHVDVSIVNGRIDAIGPDLWVENDVVREDANGALLLPGFVEGHTHLDKTMWGMRWYRNEVGPKLTDRIENERRFRAQSGHDAAAASLALARAFLQAGTTRLRTHVDIDTDAGLKHLEGVLKTRDTLRDVLDMQTVAFPQSGMLKRKGTVTLLDEALRAGADVLGALDPALIDGDPVASLNATFDLATRHQKPIDIHLHEPAEIGAFTLKLLLDRVEALGMQGRVVISHAFCLGALAPRERDPLLERLALLNVALLTTAPASVPVPPLAACIEKGVTLFGGNDGIRDTWNPFGSPDMLERAMLIGMRYDLRRDDALAIAFDCVSHTAARGCGFADYGLHVGARADLVLVDAETVAHAVAARPVRKLVVANGRIVSRDGVLVEGV